AAGCACATAGAAAGCATGAAGAGGGTATACTTAGTAAAATATATAAGTTTCGTAAGGGACGACCTTTTCCTTCTATGAAAGATAAAATAGTTTTACTTGTAGATGAGGGAAGTGAAACCGGAACAAAGTTTATGACTGCGGTCAAGACTGTATTGGCACAATCACCAAAAGCAGTTTACATAGCAGTACCAGTGATCCCTAGTGATGTTTTAGAAACACTAGAACCTTTTGTAGATGATATATTTTTTCTGTATGATATAGATGACTATGTAGAAACCGAGCTCTATTATAAAAAATTAGAAAAAGTAGATGATGAAACTGTAGAAAAAATTTTAGAGGAAAATAAATAAATGAAATATGATGTAAATTTAGATTTGACAAATAAAACAGAAGAGTATAGCTTTAATGAAGTAGCTCGTCAAGCGAATGGTGC
This is a stretch of genomic DNA from Sulfurimonas sp. C5. It encodes these proteins:
- a CDS encoding phosphoribosyltransferase family protein, which encodes MKYYKEILQNREDAARKLAEVIPMNKLKDEQWELVGISKGGLVLGSYLKSRVKNRLDILLLEPIMAPNNPECEVARVSETEEIVIQENLIDSFEIKLDYIYGEAHRKHEEGILSKIYKFRKGRPFPSMKDKIVLLVDEGSETGTKFMTAVKTVLAQSPKAVYIAVPVIPSDVLETLEPFVDDIFFLYDIDDYVETELYYKKLEKVDDETVEKILEENK